The proteins below come from a single Oscillospiraceae bacterium genomic window:
- a CDS encoding response regulator transcription factor yields the protein MATKILVVDDDLNICDLLKIYFEKEGYEVKIANEGAEAISAFKIYEPDLVLLDIMLPKKDGWQVCREIREMSSKPVIMITAKGEVFDKVLGLELGADDFIVKPFDMKEVSARAKAVLRRYSGHDNSDEDEVIKFENIEISLQKYELKLNGKAVDIPPKELELLYFLASNYNRVFTRDQLLDKVWGFDYLGDSRTVDVHVKRLREKLENVSDKWTLKTVWGVGYKFELL from the coding sequence ATGGCTACAAAGATACTTGTTGTTGATGACGATCTTAATATTTGCGACTTGCTGAAAATTTACTTTGAAAAAGAGGGATATGAGGTAAAAATAGCCAACGAGGGTGCTGAGGCTATCAGTGCTTTCAAGATTTATGAGCCCGACCTTGTGCTTCTTGACATTATGCTTCCCAAAAAGGACGGTTGGCAGGTTTGCCGTGAAATCCGTGAAATGTCATCCAAGCCTGTTATCATGATTACCGCGAAGGGCGAGGTGTTTGATAAAGTTCTGGGTCTTGAGTTGGGTGCTGACGACTTTATTGTCAAGCCCTTTGATATGAAGGAGGTTTCCGCACGTGCCAAGGCGGTTCTCCGCCGTTACAGCGGACACGACAACTCCGATGAGGATGAAGTCATAAAATTCGAAAATATTGAAATCAGCCTGCAGAAGTATGAGCTTAAGCTCAATGGAAAAGCGGTTGATATTCCTCCTAAGGAGCTGGAGCTTCTTTACTTCCTTGCTTCCAATTATAACCGTGTGTTTACCCGTGATCAGCTTCTTGATAAGGTTTGGGGATTTGATTATCTGGGCGACAGCCGTACAGTTGACGTTCACGTTAAGCGCCTCAGAGAAAAGCTTGAAAATGTCAGCGATAAATGGACTCTGAAAACCGTTTGGGGCGTCGGTTATAAGTTCGAACTTCTTTAA
- a CDS encoding AraC family transcriptional regulator gives MLGEVKNLKIKSAIIQTARRLGEVNSRKADTFIFRISGTMEYTFGTAAFFLNPGEMIFLPKGCSYRYRAASEEDCVGTIINFEGDFQSDEPRIYSLDNFYHNDCFFNNFADMWNFGNTGERYLCVSKIYELLSYLYNYENLMYMDKKKSAVIEPAMLYLKNHMYDTDLKIDKLHRMCGLSHTYFRRIFTSQVGMSPKEYVIEKRMSRAKVIIDIGYMETVKQLALSVGYSDPLYFSKAFKKQYGVSPLKMNLAE, from the coding sequence ATGCTTGGTGAAGTAAAGAATTTGAAAATAAAATCGGCAATAATACAAACGGCCAGGCGTCTGGGCGAGGTCAACTCCAGAAAAGCAGATACCTTTATCTTCAGAATCAGCGGAACTATGGAGTACACCTTCGGTACTGCAGCATTTTTTCTGAATCCCGGAGAAATGATATTTTTACCCAAGGGCTGCAGTTACAGATACCGGGCTGCTTCGGAGGAGGATTGTGTCGGTACTATCATAAACTTCGAAGGTGATTTTCAGTCAGATGAGCCGCGCATATATTCCCTTGATAATTTTTATCATAACGATTGCTTCTTCAATAATTTTGCTGATATGTGGAACTTCGGAAATACGGGTGAAAGGTATTTGTGTGTTTCAAAGATTTACGAGCTTCTTTCTTACCTCTACAATTATGAGAACCTGATGTATATGGATAAAAAGAAGTCGGCGGTTATTGAACCCGCCATGCTTTATCTGAAGAACCATATGTATGACACAGATTTGAAAATCGATAAGCTTCACCGGATGTGCGGTCTTTCGCATACATATTTCAGAAGGATATTTACATCCCAAGTCGGTATGAGCCCAAAGGAGTATGTCATTGAAAAGCGTATGTCGCGTGCAAAGGTTATCATTGATATAGGTTATATGGAGACTGTCAAGCAGCTTGCGCTGTCGGTGGGTTATTCCGACCCGCTGTACTTCAGCAAAGCTTTCAAAAAGCAGTATGGTGTTTCTCCGCTTAAAATGAATCTTGCAGAGTAA
- a CDS encoding HAMP domain-containing histidine kinase, which translates to MFKSVFTKYITAFMVILFVSFSVLILIVSAIVTNFSINTKHDLMEQTARNIIINVNNMLQFTDDFDTLVEEHSGRISRDLNIQAKNSKSVILITDKEGEILFMSTEGRDQLNDRVLSDVPPEIVRNVAAGIDNYSYSTLGGVFSSRHMNYITFLTANDDYKSSIEGQNEIINTDDIECVIFICTSSMQVSGLVENVTRTTVVLALWIFLVALIAIYLISEKITEPLKSMSKAAKSFAQGKFDVRVKVTGHDEVAQLALAFNNMASSLAKNEDLRKSFLANVSHDLRTPMTTISGFVDGILDGTIPPEQHEHYLGIISSEVRRLSRLVASLLDISRMQAGDRKFNKIPFDICEMGRQILIAQEKRIDQKRLDVEFECAKDKMFALADVDAMHQVLYNLCDNAIKFADEGGSLKISITEKDKKINVSVRNSGKGIPTEDLPYVFDRFYKSDRSRGLDKSGLGLGLYIVKTIIDQHNEDIKVSSEYGKYCEFVFTLTRTNEPPKIIDAEEK; encoded by the coding sequence TTGTTTAAAAGCGTATTTACAAAATATATCACAGCATTTATGGTAATACTTTTTGTCAGCTTTTCGGTACTTATACTCATTGTCAGCGCGATTGTTACCAACTTTTCCATAAACACCAAGCACGACCTTATGGAACAGACTGCACGTAATATAATCATAAATGTCAATAATATGCTCCAGTTCACGGATGATTTTGACACTCTGGTTGAGGAACATTCGGGGCGCATTTCCCGCGATCTCAACATACAGGCAAAAAACAGTAAGTCCGTTATACTTATTACCGATAAGGAAGGCGAAATACTGTTTATGAGTACAGAGGGCAGAGATCAGCTTAACGACCGTGTTCTCAGCGATGTTCCGCCCGAAATAGTACGTAATGTGGCAGCGGGAATAGATAATTATTCGTACAGCACTCTCGGTGGTGTTTTCAGCAGTCGCCATATGAATTATATAACATTTCTGACCGCCAATGACGATTACAAAAGCAGTATAGAGGGACAGAATGAAATAATCAATACTGATGACATCGAGTGTGTTATTTTTATCTGTACAAGCTCCATGCAGGTTTCGGGTCTTGTTGAAAATGTAACCAGAACCACTGTTGTACTTGCGCTGTGGATATTCCTTGTGGCTCTTATTGCAATATATCTTATAAGTGAAAAAATTACCGAGCCGCTAAAGAGCATGTCTAAAGCAGCAAAATCCTTTGCACAGGGTAAATTTGATGTGCGTGTAAAGGTTACCGGTCACGATGAGGTTGCCCAACTGGCTTTGGCGTTCAATAATATGGCAAGCTCTCTTGCCAAAAACGAAGATTTGAGAAAAAGCTTCCTTGCTAACGTTTCACACGATTTGCGTACACCCATGACTACTATTTCGGGTTTTGTAGACGGCATACTGGATGGCACTATTCCGCCGGAGCAGCACGAGCATTACCTCGGAATTATTTCGTCCGAGGTACGCAGACTCTCACGTCTTGTGGCTTCGCTTCTTGATATTTCTCGTATGCAGGCGGGCGACAGAAAGTTTAATAAAATTCCCTTTGATATATGCGAAATGGGACGTCAGATACTCATAGCTCAGGAAAAACGAATTGACCAAAAAAGGCTTGATGTTGAGTTTGAGTGCGCCAAGGATAAAATGTTTGCGTTGGCGGATGTGGATGCCATGCATCAGGTGCTGTATAATCTGTGCGATAATGCCATTAAATTTGCCGACGAAGGCGGTAGCTTGAAAATTTCTATTACCGAAAAGGATAAGAAAATAAATGTCTCTGTAAGAAACAGCGGAAAGGGAATACCCACGGAGGACTTACCGTATGTGTTCGACAGGTTCTACAAGAGCGACCGCTCGCGCGGACTTGATAAAAGCGGTTTGGGTTTGGGGCTTTACATTGTAAAAACAATTATTGATCAGCACAATGAGGATATAAAAGTATCATCTGAGTACGGCAAGTACTGCGAATTCGTATTCACTCTCACAAGAACCAACGAACCGCCAAAAATCATAGATGCAGAGGAAAAATAA
- a CDS encoding cytidine deaminase: MEKIWNEMYCAAKAVLNERRISEYVTCGEVSAAILSKTGKIYTGVCIDTCSGLGVCAERNAIFNMITNGEQEIDKVLCILPDGSSGAPCGACREFMVQLMAGKYHDVEIMLDYSSGRTVRLGEITPEWWIK; encoded by the coding sequence ATGGAAAAGATTTGGAATGAAATGTACTGTGCGGCAAAAGCTGTTTTGAACGAGCGCAGGATTTCGGAATATGTAACCTGCGGTGAGGTTTCTGCCGCAATTCTGTCAAAAACGGGAAAAATATATACAGGGGTGTGCATTGATACGTGCTCAGGTTTGGGCGTGTGCGCCGAAAGAAACGCGATTTTTAATATGATCACCAATGGTGAGCAGGAAATAGATAAGGTGCTGTGCATACTGCCGGACGGATCGAGCGGTGCGCCCTGTGGTGCATGCCGTGAATTCATGGTACAGCTTATGGCGGGAAAATACCATGATGTCGAAATAATGCTGGATTATTCTTCGGGCAGAACAGTAAGACTGGGAGAAATAACGCCCGAATGGTGGATTAAATAA
- a CDS encoding AEC family transporter — protein sequence MAENSAALVAQQVIILLFVMLCGIYARKRNFITASSTSNFSKVLLSVCQPCLIISSFQVDYTEALLSTGLKVTLVSAIMHFSLIVVCLFIFNFIKDNSQRKIYRFSTIFGNCGFLGFPVLNAMYGDVGIFYGAFFTLVFHVVVWSYGIFMLTAGTGKKRFDVHQLKNMINPGTVSTLVGVLLFAFQIKIPSPLIDGIDMVGDVTIPLSMLVVGALIANTNFSRIFKNVHMYCFCAIKLLILPFIAILICKLFNVDPTLLAPIAVIMTGTPAGTITASLAELYGEDAVLGSESVGISTILSIGSIPLMIYLANLIL from the coding sequence ATGGCAGAAAACAGTGCCGCACTTGTAGCCCAGCAAGTAATCATCCTGCTTTTTGTAATGCTGTGCGGAATTTATGCAAGAAAACGCAATTTCATTACAGCCTCTTCTACATCCAACTTTTCCAAAGTCCTTTTAAGCGTTTGCCAGCCATGCCTTATAATCTCATCCTTCCAGGTAGATTACACCGAGGCGCTTTTGTCGACAGGTCTTAAGGTAACGTTGGTTTCTGCAATAATGCACTTTTCGCTTATAGTAGTATGTCTCTTTATTTTCAATTTTATCAAAGACAACTCTCAGCGTAAAATATACCGTTTTTCCACAATATTCGGAAACTGCGGATTTTTGGGTTTTCCCGTGCTCAATGCCATGTATGGCGATGTGGGAATATTTTACGGTGCATTTTTTACGCTTGTTTTCCATGTGGTTGTATGGAGTTACGGCATTTTCATGCTCACTGCGGGAACAGGCAAAAAACGCTTTGATGTGCATCAACTCAAAAATATGATAAACCCCGGAACCGTATCAACACTTGTCGGAGTATTGCTGTTTGCTTTTCAGATAAAAATCCCCTCTCCGCTGATTGATGGCATTGACATGGTGGGTGATGTCACCATTCCGCTTTCCATGTTAGTAGTCGGCGCGCTTATCGCCAACACAAATTTTTCACGCATTTTCAAAAACGTACATATGTACTGCTTCTGTGCAATAAAGCTTTTAATTCTGCCTTTCATTGCCATACTTATTTGCAAGCTTTTCAATGTAGACCCTACGCTTCTCGCACCCATTGCCGTAATCATGACCGGCACACCCGCCGGTACCATTACCGCCTCCCTCGCAGAGCTTTACGGTGAGGATGCCGTACTGGGTTCCGAATCGGTCGGAATATCAACCATTCTTTCCATCGGCTCAATACCTCTTATGATTTATCTGGCAAATCTTATACTTTAA
- a CDS encoding MFS transporter, with protein MIKNYFKALRFDYSWVIIGLSFVIVATSLGLCSSGRNLYLTAITDALNIPRGAFSLTNTIRFFTTTAVNLFFGKLVYRFGIKKLLCAGFISLICFALINAFASNLFVFYIGSLFLGIGISWTSTTMTSTIVNKWCKTNKGTVTGAILSANGIGGAIAVQVITPIIFEEGKPFGYRTSYLMVVGVLAVVLLLVILLYRENSKDTNEKDIVTAKKRKARGTGWVGMDYATAIRKPYFYLAVLNMFFTGMALQGLGGISFPHIYDMGIDVGFVATISSVSSILLTISKFSTGFIYDRIGMRLSMNICFFCAFISVTGLVLVSNTPMGYAIAFIRSIFSSFALPLETVMLPLFAMELFGNKEYEKFVGIFAAASTAGFAIGSPFGNVCYDLLGNYNLAFYVFGAMLIFAAISMQYVLSAASRDRKNIEKAESMQVTA; from the coding sequence ATGATTAAAAATTATTTTAAAGCTTTAAGGTTTGACTATTCGTGGGTAATCATAGGTCTTAGTTTTGTGATAGTGGCGACCAGTCTGGGATTGTGCAGCAGCGGGCGCAACCTGTACCTTACAGCCATAACGGATGCATTGAACATTCCGCGCGGTGCATTTTCACTGACCAACACAATAAGATTTTTCACAACAACGGCAGTTAATTTGTTTTTCGGAAAGCTTGTTTATCGTTTTGGAATTAAAAAGCTTCTTTGTGCAGGGTTTATATCGCTTATCTGCTTTGCGCTTATCAATGCTTTTGCAAGCAATCTGTTTGTTTTCTACATAGGAAGCTTATTTCTTGGAATCGGCATCTCCTGGACCAGCACTACAATGACCAGCACCATTGTAAACAAGTGGTGTAAAACAAACAAGGGTACGGTTACAGGTGCCATTCTTTCGGCGAACGGTATAGGCGGTGCAATAGCCGTGCAGGTTATTACACCCATCATTTTTGAAGAGGGAAAGCCTTTCGGCTACCGAACGTCTTACCTTATGGTTGTCGGTGTTCTGGCGGTTGTATTGCTGTTAGTCATATTGCTATACCGAGAAAATTCCAAAGACACAAACGAAAAAGACATTGTCACAGCCAAAAAGCGCAAAGCGCGCGGAACAGGCTGGGTCGGCATGGATTATGCAACAGCTATCAGAAAACCATACTTTTACCTTGCCGTTCTGAACATGTTTTTCACGGGCATGGCTCTTCAAGGGCTTGGCGGCATCAGCTTTCCACATATATACGATATGGGCATTGATGTCGGCTTTGTAGCAACGATATCCAGTGTAAGTTCAATTCTTTTGACCATATCTAAATTTTCAACAGGTTTTATATACGACAGGATAGGTATGCGGCTTTCCATGAATATCTGCTTCTTTTGCGCGTTCATATCCGTAACGGGACTTGTGCTTGTGAGCAATACGCCGATGGGATATGCAATAGCTTTTATCAGAAGCATATTTTCCTCGTTTGCGCTTCCGCTTGAAACCGTAATGCTTCCTCTTTTTGCAATGGAACTTTTCGGCAACAAGGAATACGAAAAATTCGTCGGTATCTTTGCCGCGGCGAGCACAGCCGGCTTTGCAATCGGCTCACCCTTCGGAAATGTGTGCTATGACCTGCTGGGCAACTACAATCTTGCATTTTATGTCTTCGGAGCCATGTTGATTTTTGCGGCGATATCGATGCAATACGTGCTTTCAGCGGCAAGCCGCGACAGAAAGAACATTGAAAAAGCAGAAAGTATGCAAGTTACTGCTTAG